One region of Streptomyces leeuwenhoekii genomic DNA includes:
- a CDS encoding glycosyltransferase family 2 protein, protein MPVPQPQVAVVVIGYDDAAHVADAVRSALAQGPAVREVVAVDDGSTDGSAELLTRLAAREPRLRVIRRPANSGGCGTPRNTGLDAVTSPYVMFLDSDDVLPPGAVRALLTAAREERAQVASGLCVRRELPSGREVPWQAPLYAARAVVEHPARRPRLVRDTLCVNKLYETGFLRAHGIRFPEGRHPYEDVVFTARVLAAGPRLVLVPDRVYVWHVRRSAERLSISLDRAGVDNWRARTRACRTACEILLAAGEKELARAARGKFLDHELRMYARELGLRDPAYRRAWWEHTRAYLAGYDAADWARAPASPGTLLGRVVLACPEPRDLPRLRELASRPARLLPPYARAPDGTPVWSAGLPQVTLEPLLTRPVHLLPLAVDAELRPRARATRLRLRLHDLYGRLAEAGGPEAARVEWRRREDGRAGPSGTVAFAPSPAGAWRAETDVDLAALGAGTWDLWLCLRFPGGARREVTAHALTGAGLLRRRALPSVRHGVLLVRPYATHSGALALRVAPGLRGVAGVVRGRLRRRPR, encoded by the coding sequence ATGCCCGTGCCGCAGCCCCAGGTCGCCGTCGTCGTCATCGGATACGACGACGCGGCCCATGTGGCGGACGCCGTGCGGTCGGCGCTGGCTCAGGGACCGGCCGTCCGTGAGGTCGTGGCCGTCGACGACGGCTCGACGGACGGCAGCGCCGAGCTGCTCACCCGGCTGGCCGCCCGCGAACCGCGGCTGCGCGTGATCCGGCGCCCGGCCAACAGCGGGGGCTGCGGCACCCCGCGCAACACCGGGCTGGACGCCGTGACCTCCCCCTACGTGATGTTCCTGGACAGCGACGACGTACTGCCGCCCGGCGCGGTGCGGGCGCTGCTGACGGCGGCGCGCGAGGAGCGCGCGCAGGTCGCGAGCGGGCTGTGCGTACGCCGCGAGCTGCCCTCGGGGCGCGAGGTGCCCTGGCAGGCGCCGCTCTACGCGGCGCGCGCGGTCGTCGAGCACCCCGCACGGCGGCCGCGCCTGGTGCGCGACACGCTGTGCGTCAACAAGCTGTACGAGACCGGATTCCTGCGCGCCCACGGCATCCGGTTCCCCGAGGGCCGCCACCCGTACGAGGACGTCGTCTTCACCGCGCGCGTGCTGGCCGCCGGGCCCCGGCTCGTCCTCGTCCCGGACCGGGTGTACGTCTGGCACGTCCGCCGGTCCGCCGAACGGCTGTCGATCTCCCTGGACCGCGCCGGCGTCGACAACTGGCGGGCGCGCACGCGGGCCTGCCGGACGGCCTGCGAGATCCTGCTGGCCGCCGGGGAGAAGGAGCTCGCGCGGGCGGCGCGCGGCAAGTTCCTCGACCACGAGCTGCGCATGTACGCGCGTGAGCTGGGGCTGCGCGACCCGGCCTACCGGCGCGCCTGGTGGGAGCACACGCGGGCGTACCTCGCCGGTTACGACGCGGCCGACTGGGCGCGCGCCCCGGCCTCGCCGGGAACTCTGCTCGGCCGGGTGGTGCTGGCCTGTCCCGAGCCGCGCGACCTGCCCCGGCTGCGGGAGCTGGCCTCGCGCCCGGCCCGTCTCCTGCCCCCCTACGCCCGCGCGCCCGACGGCACGCCCGTCTGGTCGGCCGGCCTGCCCCAGGTCACCCTGGAGCCGCTGCTGACCCGCCCGGTCCACCTCCTCCCGCTCGCCGTCGACGCGGAACTGCGCCCCCGCGCGCGTGCCACCCGGCTGCGGCTGCGCCTGCACGACCTGTACGGCCGTCTGGCCGAGGCCGGCGGCCCGGAGGCGGCGCGGGTGGAGTGGCGGCGCCGCGAGGACGGACGGGCGGGCCCGTCCGGCACGGTGGCCTTCGCGCCGTCGCCCGCGGGGGCCTGGCGGGCCGAGACGGACGTGGACCTGGCGGCGCTGGGGGCCGGCACCTGGGACCTGTGGCTGTGCCTGCGATTCCCCGGCGGCGCGCGTCGCGAGGTCACGGCGCACGCGCTCACCGGCGCCGGTCTGCTGCGCCGTCGCGCCCTGCCGAGCGTCCGGCACGGCGTGCTGCTCGTCCGGCCCTACGCCACGCACTCCGGCGCGCTGGCCCTGCGGGTGGCACCCGGCCTGCGCGGGGTCGCGGGCGTGGTGCGCGGCAGGCTCCGGCGGCGGCCCCGCTGA
- a CDS encoding membrane protein, with amino-acid sequence MRPRTWVLVLAAVFALLQLANVTGRDTPDTKNYLAYALSLSGRDKRATAEATIDYVCDGKASLARRAQSVHVVHFHRPDPTARVTAGCREREWRTVETRLRAGQTGGHTVPFMPERFMRIFEVRPGYPAFLVPFVAAFGATWGLWAASVVITAAGGVLVFLVLRTLSVPVPLALTGQALYYVLPCGTTAMRPMTEGLLLALTLSALWGCALALRGRRAGLALAGGSLAALFTVKHSQALFLGVCLAAAGALIAVRRRRRGRPPGRAVPALGLIGLGAALGTVVLARLLHYPSESDSLQDLLTGHFARPDRERPWPEFWRLQGNFWGEWLRRQAWQPLFAAALGAGVWGALRRPVFGGFLVAAAATGFLTQAAHPDINIWGERLIVLAWLLPVVGIPLLLEPVVPARVPVPAQGQVSRTEPVR; translated from the coding sequence GTGAGGCCGCGCACCTGGGTGCTGGTCCTGGCCGCGGTCTTCGCCCTGCTCCAACTGGCGAACGTCACCGGCCGGGACACGCCCGACACCAAGAACTACCTGGCCTACGCCCTGAGCCTGAGCGGCCGGGACAAGCGGGCGACGGCCGAGGCCACCATCGACTACGTCTGCGACGGCAAGGCATCGCTCGCGCGCCGCGCGCAGAGCGTGCACGTGGTGCACTTCCACCGGCCCGATCCGACCGCGCGGGTCACCGCCGGCTGCCGGGAGCGCGAGTGGCGGACGGTGGAGACGCGGCTGCGGGCGGGGCAGACCGGCGGGCACACCGTGCCGTTCATGCCGGAGCGCTTCATGCGCATCTTCGAGGTGCGGCCCGGCTACCCGGCGTTCCTGGTGCCGTTCGTCGCCGCGTTCGGGGCGACGTGGGGGCTGTGGGCGGCGAGCGTGGTCATCACGGCGGCGGGCGGCGTCCTCGTCTTCCTGGTGCTGCGCACCCTGTCGGTGCCGGTGCCGCTCGCCCTGACCGGGCAGGCGCTGTACTACGTGCTGCCGTGCGGGACGACCGCGATGCGCCCGATGACCGAAGGACTGCTGCTGGCGCTGACCCTGTCGGCGCTGTGGGGCTGCGCGCTGGCCCTGCGGGGCCGGCGGGCCGGGCTCGCCCTGGCCGGCGGCTCGCTGGCGGCACTGTTCACCGTCAAGCACTCCCAGGCGCTGTTCCTCGGGGTGTGCCTGGCGGCGGCGGGCGCGTTGATCGCCGTACGGCGCCGGCGGCGGGGACGACCGCCGGGCCGGGCGGTGCCGGCGCTCGGCCTGATCGGGCTGGGCGCCGCGCTCGGGACGGTGGTGCTGGCCCGGCTGCTGCACTACCCGTCGGAGTCCGACAGCCTCCAGGACCTGCTGACCGGTCACTTCGCGCGGCCCGACCGGGAGCGCCCGTGGCCGGAGTTCTGGCGGTTGCAGGGCAATTTCTGGGGGGAGTGGCTGCGCCGGCAGGCGTGGCAGCCGCTCTTCGCGGCGGCGCTCGGCGCGGGCGTGTGGGGCGCGCTGCGGCGGCCGGTGTTCGGCGGGTTCCTGGTCGCGGCGGCGGCCACCGGCTTTCTGACCCAGGCCGCCCATCCGGACATCAACATCTGGGGCGAGCGGCTGATCGTCCTGGCGTGGCTGCTGCCGGTGGTCGGGATTCCGCTGCTGCTGGAGCCGGTGGTGCCGGCGCGGGTGCCGGTGCCGGCGCAGGGGCAGGTGAGCCGGACGGAGCCGGTGCGCTGA
- a CDS encoding CDP-glycerol glycerophosphotransferase family protein produces MPETRETAPDPGPVLSVVVHGPNVQDHLTGLLESLAARPLPDTEVIVAAVGDWARETAERHGPALQVLALPDGTGDAAARAAGAARAGGRWLHFVHAKDGLPAGAPRLVADRAAELPGTVDVLLLDHVHSTWRASALPSRDGPLLARAGGADLALDDQPRLLRLAPLLGTRVLRAGFWRRHGELFATDDEPFAAYAALLLAGRVACLPHPAYEDRRLRPESLPPVAPEQHHALIDRYERLLGLTRDRPAAHAVLYDVMVRDCLRVFVRAGMPPTTAREFFRRASLAALRRRPEDYRRPAGLEGIRRTLLEEDAYTGYRALQAANRARRAVRTAVRSGRRQAGARLRDLEYRRALGRPVDPRLAVFSAYWDRGVACNPAAIAAKLAELAPHIHPVWVVTAGNAALLPPGTDHVVPGTGRYREVLARAAYLVNNVNFPNGVVKRPDAVHVQTHHGTPLKRMGLDQMPYPAAARGLDFRALLERVDKWDYSVSANSHTTRMWQRAYPSRYVSLDHGYPRNDVYYTAGAGEVRAVRERLGIPPGHRAVLYAPTHRDYEAGFTPRLDLAALADRLGEKTILLVRAHYFYDGGLSPLTGLRRTGRIVDVSAYDPVEELCLAADALVTDYSSIMFDYANLDRPIVIHADDWETYRTTRGVYFDLMTGAPGPVARTQEELTEILATEAWRDGAAATARAAFRRRFCEYDDGRAAERVVRRVFLGQDEATLPPVLPLERRTPAPRPEEVM; encoded by the coding sequence ATGCCCGAGACCCGCGAGACCGCCCCCGACCCCGGCCCCGTCCTCAGCGTCGTCGTCCACGGCCCGAACGTGCAGGACCATCTGACCGGGCTGCTCGAGTCGCTGGCCGCCCGCCCCCTGCCGGACACCGAGGTGATCGTGGCGGCGGTCGGCGACTGGGCCCGGGAGACGGCCGAGCGGCACGGCCCGGCCCTCCAGGTGCTCGCCCTGCCGGACGGGACCGGGGACGCCGCGGCCCGCGCGGCGGGGGCGGCGCGGGCCGGGGGCCGCTGGCTGCACTTCGTGCACGCCAAGGACGGGCTGCCCGCCGGCGCCCCGCGCCTGGTCGCCGACCGGGCCGCCGAGCTCCCCGGCACCGTCGACGTCCTGCTGCTCGACCACGTCCACAGCACCTGGCGGGCCTCCGCCCTGCCCTCCCGGGACGGCCCCCTGCTGGCCCGCGCGGGCGGCGCCGACCTCGCCCTCGACGACCAGCCGCGGCTGCTGCGCCTGGCCCCGCTCCTCGGCACCCGCGTGCTGCGCGCCGGCTTCTGGCGGCGGCACGGGGAGCTGTTCGCCACGGACGACGAGCCGTTCGCGGCGTACGCGGCGCTCCTCCTGGCCGGCCGGGTGGCCTGCCTGCCCCACCCCGCCTACGAGGACCGCCGGCTGCGCCCCGAGAGCCTGCCGCCGGTCGCCCCCGAGCAGCACCACGCGCTGATCGACCGCTACGAGCGCCTCCTCGGCCTCACCCGGGACCGCCCGGCCGCCCACGCCGTCCTCTACGACGTCATGGTCCGCGACTGCCTGCGCGTCTTCGTCCGCGCCGGGATGCCCCCCACGACGGCACGGGAGTTCTTCCGGCGGGCGTCCCTGGCGGCGCTGCGCCGCCGCCCCGAGGACTACCGGCGCCCCGCCGGCCTCGAAGGGATCCGCCGGACGCTGCTGGAGGAGGACGCCTACACCGGGTACCGGGCGCTCCAGGCCGCCAACCGCGCCCGCCGCGCGGTGCGGACGGCCGTGCGCAGCGGGAGGCGCCAGGCCGGTGCCCGCCTGCGCGACCTGGAGTACCGCAGGGCGCTCGGCCGCCCGGTCGACCCCCGTCTGGCGGTGTTCTCGGCCTACTGGGACCGGGGCGTGGCCTGCAACCCGGCCGCGATCGCCGCCAAGCTGGCCGAACTCGCCCCGCACATCCACCCGGTGTGGGTGGTGACTGCCGGCAACGCGGCGCTGCTGCCGCCCGGCACCGACCACGTCGTCCCCGGCACCGGCCGGTACCGGGAGGTGCTGGCGCGGGCCGCGTACCTCGTCAACAACGTCAACTTCCCCAACGGGGTGGTCAAGCGGCCGGACGCGGTCCACGTCCAGACCCACCACGGGACGCCGCTGAAGCGGATGGGCCTGGACCAGATGCCGTACCCGGCGGCCGCCCGCGGCCTGGACTTCCGCGCCCTGCTGGAACGGGTCGACAAGTGGGACTACAGCGTCTCCGCCAACAGCCACACCACCCGCATGTGGCAGCGGGCGTACCCCTCCCGGTACGTCTCCCTCGACCACGGCTATCCGCGCAACGACGTGTACTACACGGCGGGCGCCGGCGAGGTCCGCGCGGTCCGCGAGCGTCTCGGCATCCCGCCGGGCCACCGGGCCGTGCTGTACGCGCCGACCCACCGCGACTACGAGGCCGGCTTCACCCCGCGCCTGGATCTCGCCGCGCTGGCCGACCGCCTCGGTGAGAAAACGATTCTGCTGGTGCGCGCGCACTACTTCTACGACGGTGGCCTCTCCCCGCTCACGGGTCTGCGCCGCACGGGCCGGATCGTGGACGTATCCGCCTACGACCCGGTCGAGGAGCTCTGCCTGGCCGCCGACGCCCTGGTCACCGACTACTCGTCGATCATGTTCGACTACGCCAACCTCGACCGCCCGATCGTGATCCACGCCGACGACTGGGAGACGTACCGCACCACCCGCGGCGTCTACTTCGACCTCATGACCGGCGCTCCCGGCCCGGTGGCCCGCACCCAGGAGGAGCTGACCGAGATCCTCGCCACCGAGGCGTGGCGCGACGGGGCCGCGGCGACGGCGCGGGCCGCCTTCCGCCGCCGCTTCTGCGAGTACGACGACGGGCGCGCCGCCGAACGCGTCGTGCGCCGGGTCTTCCTCGGCCAGGACGAGGCGACGCTCCCACCGGTGCTCCCGCTGGAGCGGCGCACCCCGGCACCGCGCCCCGAGGAGGTCATGTGA
- a CDS encoding TetR/AcrR family transcriptional regulator: protein MLVRMTTNADEPQPRPRRRAPAGAAVLREDVTEAIRAAVFEELAAVGYARMSIEGIARRAGVGKTAVYRRWRSKLHLVLDIVSALAVQGLPAPDTGALESDLRLLYEVTSRALRHPVASQILPDLQAEAARSPEIAEAVKKALREGQEGVASQILVTAERRGELRPGVDREMALDLISGPLYWRSVVIRSPKLPKGYLATLARATTGALKAL, encoded by the coding sequence ATGCTGGTCCGCATGACGACCAACGCCGACGAGCCCCAGCCGCGTCCGCGCCGCCGGGCCCCCGCGGGGGCGGCCGTGCTCCGTGAGGACGTGACGGAGGCGATCCGGGCGGCCGTGTTCGAGGAGCTCGCAGCCGTCGGCTACGCGCGGATGTCCATCGAGGGGATCGCGCGCCGGGCGGGTGTCGGCAAGACGGCGGTGTACCGGCGCTGGCGCTCCAAGCTGCACCTCGTCCTCGACATCGTCTCGGCCCTCGCCGTCCAGGGCCTGCCGGCCCCGGACACCGGGGCCCTGGAGAGCGACCTGCGCCTGCTGTACGAGGTGACCTCCCGCGCCCTGCGCCACCCCGTCGCCTCGCAGATCCTCCCCGACCTCCAGGCCGAGGCGGCCCGCAGCCCGGAGATCGCCGAAGCGGTGAAGAAGGCGTTGCGCGAGGGCCAGGAGGGCGTCGCCAGCCAGATCCTGGTGACGGCGGAGCGGCGCGGGGAACTCCGCCCGGGGGTCGACCGGGAGATGGCCCTCGACCTGATCTCCGGCCCGCTGTACTGGCGCTCGGTGGTGATCCGCAGCCCGAAGCTGCCCAAGGGGTACCTGGCCACGCTGGCGAGAGCGACCACGGGGGCGCTCAAGGCGCTCTGA
- a CDS encoding organic hydroperoxide resistance protein, which produces MDALYTAAATATHGRDGRAVSSDGKLDLALSAPVELGGDGQGTNPEQLFAAGYAACFGSALGLVGRQAKVDVSDAAVTAEVGIGKQGEGFALAVTLRVELPEGVDEATGRELVEQAHQVCPYSNATRGNIPVELVVE; this is translated from the coding sequence ATGGACGCGCTCTACACCGCCGCCGCCACCGCCACCCACGGCCGCGACGGCCGCGCCGTCAGCTCCGACGGCAAGCTGGACCTCGCACTGAGCGCCCCGGTGGAGCTGGGCGGTGACGGGCAGGGCACCAACCCGGAGCAGTTGTTCGCCGCCGGCTACGCCGCCTGCTTCGGCAGCGCCCTCGGCCTCGTCGGCCGGCAGGCGAAGGTCGACGTCAGCGACGCCGCCGTGACCGCGGAGGTCGGCATCGGCAAGCAGGGCGAGGGCTTCGCGCTCGCCGTGACCCTCCGGGTGGAGCTGCCCGAGGGCGTGGACGAGGCCACCGGCCGCGAGCTGGTCGAGCAGGCCCACCAGGTCTGCCCCTACTCCAACGCCACCCGCGGCAACATCCCCGTCGAGCTCGTCGTCGAGTAG
- a CDS encoding glycosyltransferase family 2 protein, protein MNPRTGPETAPGTPPAAPDVTVTVIVYNDAGRLPRAVASVRRQTHPNIEIVISDDHSTDDTPRVARELAARDPRIRYLRLPENSGGCSAPRNRALEIARAPYLMFLDSDDELPERAVEVLLAAHRAREIDFAMGAVRRVRVDTGRHSTWMPHLVAEHRTLEGVEADPRLFFEHLSTGKMYARAFLDRHGLRFPEGIHYEDQLFSAQAYCLAKTFTIVPEPVYRWYVAPYADAGAASISNQRHKLANVRDRIHVQRLIDAFLAESGHESLREDKDYKFLKHDFRMYAGDLPLRDEEWLASFADTVGPYLDTLSEGAYARLPRDERIVVELVRDRRLADAREAARGLGHDVAPPRVTTGPDGRTYWGGHVPDSERARRELDVTGLELDTRPFVVARFRHEITELDRGPGASVDLTIRTHDPGLRLPVGPQRATLLLTPGRQRLAVAFRLSPVRPGVFEGRVHLDLAAARLPLRGFTGVRHPVLRLHHRGRAHTGILLAPPAFPPFTTRVARRSGAAPHRITVEPEGHAPGRLQVRWQPAGAAARMLRPVLRRIARPGVRRAALLVRSVLR, encoded by the coding sequence GTGAACCCGCGGACCGGCCCGGAGACCGCCCCGGGCACCCCGCCGGCGGCCCCGGACGTCACCGTGACGGTGATCGTCTACAACGACGCCGGGCGGCTGCCCCGCGCCGTGGCGTCCGTCCGGCGCCAGACCCACCCGAACATCGAGATCGTCATCAGCGACGACCACTCCACGGACGACACGCCCCGGGTGGCGCGGGAGCTGGCCGCCCGCGACCCCCGCATCCGGTACCTGCGGCTGCCGGAGAACAGCGGCGGGTGCAGCGCCCCGCGCAACCGGGCCCTGGAGATCGCGCGGGCGCCGTACCTGATGTTCCTCGACAGCGACGACGAGCTGCCCGAGCGCGCGGTGGAGGTGCTGCTCGCCGCCCATCGCGCACGCGAGATCGACTTCGCGATGGGCGCGGTGCGGCGGGTCCGGGTGGACACCGGGCGCCACTCGACGTGGATGCCGCACCTGGTGGCCGAGCACCGCACCCTGGAGGGCGTCGAGGCCGACCCGCGGCTGTTCTTCGAACACCTGTCTACCGGCAAGATGTACGCCCGCGCCTTCCTCGACCGGCACGGCCTGCGCTTCCCCGAGGGCATCCACTACGAGGACCAGCTCTTCTCGGCGCAGGCGTACTGCCTGGCGAAGACGTTCACCATCGTCCCCGAGCCGGTCTACCGCTGGTACGTGGCGCCGTACGCGGACGCGGGCGCGGCCTCCATCTCCAACCAGCGGCACAAGCTCGCCAACGTGCGCGACCGGATCCATGTACAGCGGCTCATCGACGCCTTCCTCGCCGAGAGCGGACACGAGTCGCTGCGCGAGGACAAGGACTACAAGTTCCTCAAGCACGACTTCCGGATGTACGCCGGCGATCTGCCGCTGCGCGACGAGGAGTGGCTGGCGTCCTTCGCGGACACGGTCGGCCCCTACCTGGACACGCTGTCCGAGGGGGCGTACGCCCGGCTGCCGCGCGACGAGCGGATCGTGGTGGAGCTGGTCCGCGACCGCCGCCTGGCCGACGCCCGGGAGGCCGCCCGCGGCCTGGGCCACGACGTCGCGCCGCCGCGGGTGACGACGGGCCCGGACGGCCGCACGTACTGGGGCGGCCATGTCCCGGACTCCGAGCGGGCCCGCCGCGAGCTGGACGTCACCGGGCTGGAGCTGGACACCCGGCCCTTCGTCGTCGCCCGGTTCCGGCACGAGATCACGGAACTCGACCGGGGCCCCGGCGCCTCGGTCGACCTGACGATCCGGACCCACGACCCCGGGCTGCGCCTTCCGGTCGGCCCGCAGCGCGCGACCCTGCTGCTGACGCCCGGCCGGCAGCGGCTGGCGGTCGCCTTCCGGCTCTCCCCGGTCCGCCCCGGCGTCTTCGAGGGCCGGGTCCATCTGGACCTGGCGGCGGCCCGGCTCCCCCTGCGCGGCTTCACCGGCGTGCGCCACCCGGTGCTCCGCCTGCACCACCGGGGCCGCGCCCACACCGGGATCCTCCTGGCCCCGCCCGCCTTCCCGCCGTTCACCACCCGGGTGGCCCGGCGCTCCGGTGCCGCGCCGCACCGGATCACCGTCGAACCGGAGGGCCACGCCCCGGGCCGCCTCCAGGTGCGGTGGCAGCCGGCCGGGGCGGCGGCGCGGATGCTGCGGCCGGTGCTGCGGCGCATCGCCCGGCCGGGGGTGAGGCGGGCGGCGCTGCTGGTGCGGAGCGTGCTGCGGTGA
- a CDS encoding MarR family winged helix-turn-helix transcriptional regulator, with translation MTTPAADWLRLDQQICFSLNAASRAFGGIYRGLLKDLGLTYPQYLVMLVLWEHGELPVKRLGEHLRLDSGTLSPLLKRLEAAGLVRRERSAHDERSVRVRLTGEGEALRERALEVPRRIAAATGFDLDEIRDLRARLDRLTGALDAAAALAQEPAGP, from the coding sequence ATGACCACGCCCGCAGCGGACTGGCTCCGCCTCGACCAGCAGATCTGCTTCTCCCTGAACGCGGCCTCGCGCGCCTTCGGCGGGATCTACCGCGGACTGCTGAAGGACCTCGGGCTCACCTACCCGCAGTACCTGGTGATGCTGGTGCTCTGGGAGCACGGCGAACTGCCGGTGAAGAGGCTCGGCGAGCATCTGCGCCTGGACTCCGGCACCCTGTCGCCGCTGCTCAAGCGGCTGGAGGCGGCCGGACTGGTCCGGCGGGAGCGCAGCGCGCACGACGAGCGGTCGGTCCGGGTGCGGCTGACCGGGGAGGGCGAGGCGCTGCGCGAGCGGGCGCTGGAGGTGCCGCGCCGGATCGCCGCCGCCACCGGCTTCGACCTCGACGAGATCCGCGACCTGCGCGCCCGCCTCGATCGGCTCACCGGCGCGCTGGACGCGGCGGCGGCACTCGCCCAGGAACCCGCGGGCCCCTGA
- a CDS encoding ABC transporter ATP-binding protein: protein MAEHTRRIPHEAAPEGADRVPTVIADGVDIVYRVNGAAQGRGTATAALNRILRRERAGRAAGVRRVHAVRNVSFVAYRGEAIGLIGTNGSGKSTLLKAVAGLLPVENGRIYTDGQPSLLGVNAALMNDLTGERNVHLGGLAMGMSREQIRERYQDIVDFSGINDKGDFITLPMRTYSSGMAARLRFSIAAAKDHDVLLVDEALATGDRSFQKRSEERIRELRERAGTVFLVSHSNKSIRDTCDRVLWLERGELRMDGPTAEVLKEYEAFTGGPDRAARPKS, encoded by the coding sequence GTGGCTGAGCACACGCGGCGGATCCCGCACGAGGCCGCGCCCGAGGGCGCCGACCGGGTCCCCACCGTCATCGCGGACGGCGTCGACATCGTCTACCGCGTCAACGGCGCCGCCCAGGGCCGCGGTACGGCGACCGCCGCCCTGAACCGCATCCTGCGCCGCGAGCGGGCCGGGAGGGCGGCGGGCGTCCGCCGGGTGCACGCGGTGCGCAACGTGTCCTTCGTCGCGTACCGGGGGGAGGCGATCGGGCTGATCGGTACCAACGGCTCCGGCAAGTCGACGCTGCTGAAGGCGGTCGCGGGCCTGCTGCCGGTGGAGAACGGGCGCATCTACACCGACGGCCAGCCCTCCCTGCTCGGCGTGAACGCGGCCCTGATGAACGACCTGACCGGCGAGCGCAACGTCCACCTCGGCGGGCTGGCGATGGGCATGTCCCGCGAGCAGATCAGGGAGCGCTACCAGGACATCGTCGACTTCTCCGGCATCAACGACAAGGGCGACTTCATCACCCTGCCGATGCGGACGTACTCCTCCGGCATGGCCGCCCGGCTCCGGTTCTCCATCGCCGCCGCCAAGGACCACGACGTACTGCTCGTCGACGAGGCGCTGGCCACCGGCGACCGCTCCTTCCAGAAGCGCTCCGAGGAACGCATCCGGGAGCTGCGCGAGCGGGCGGGCACGGTCTTCCTGGTCAGCCACAGCAACAAGTCGATCCGCGACACCTGCGACCGGGTGCTGTGGCTGGAGCGCGGCGAGCTGCGCATGGACGGGCCGACCGCGGAGGTGCTCAAGGAGTACGAGGCGTTCACGGGCGGCCCGGACCGCGCCGCCCGGCCGAAGTCCTGA
- a CDS encoding ABC transporter permease has translation MSQVLHTPPPTTAPPATDLAALAARHGLSVSGARPSLPRYVRQLWARRHFITAFATAKLTAQYSQAKLGQVWQVMTPLLNAAVYYFIFGLLLQTKQGVPDYVPFLVTGVFIWTFTQSSVMAGTRAISGNLGLVRALHFPRAALPLSFCLQQLQQLLFSMAALVVILLAFGVPPAPSWLLAVPALVLQFVFNAGLSMAMARLGAKTPDIAQLMPFVLRTWMYASGVMWSIDHMTSDRSGLPSWVGPLLQANPAAVYIDLMRFALIDTFHASQLPPHVWAIATGWALLAGVGGFVYFWKAEEMYGRG, from the coding sequence GTGAGCCAGGTACTCCACACACCGCCCCCGACCACGGCCCCGCCCGCCACGGACCTCGCGGCGCTCGCCGCCCGCCACGGCCTCTCGGTCAGCGGCGCCCGCCCCTCCCTGCCGCGGTACGTCCGGCAACTGTGGGCCCGGCGGCACTTCATCACCGCGTTCGCCACCGCCAAGCTCACCGCGCAGTACAGCCAGGCCAAGCTGGGCCAGGTCTGGCAGGTGATGACGCCCCTGCTGAACGCGGCGGTCTACTACTTCATCTTCGGCCTCCTGCTCCAGACCAAGCAGGGCGTGCCGGACTACGTCCCGTTCCTCGTCACGGGCGTCTTCATCTGGACGTTCACCCAGAGCTCGGTCATGGCCGGCACCCGCGCGATCTCCGGCAACCTCGGGCTGGTCCGGGCCCTGCACTTCCCCCGGGCCGCGCTGCCGCTGTCCTTCTGCCTCCAGCAGCTCCAGCAACTGCTGTTCTCCATGGCCGCCCTGGTGGTGATCCTGCTCGCCTTCGGTGTGCCGCCCGCCCCTTCCTGGCTGCTGGCGGTCCCGGCGCTGGTGCTCCAGTTCGTGTTCAACGCGGGCCTGTCGATGGCCATGGCCCGGCTGGGCGCCAAGACGCCCGACATCGCGCAGCTCATGCCGTTCGTGCTGCGCACCTGGATGTACGCGTCCGGCGTGATGTGGAGCATCGACCACATGACCAGCGACCGCAGCGGTCTGCCGTCCTGGGTCGGCCCCCTGCTCCAGGCCAACCCCGCCGCCGTCTACATCGATCTGATGCGCTTCGCGCTGATCGACACCTTCCACGCGAGCCAGCTCCCGCCGCACGTCTGGGCGATCGCCACGGGCTGGGCCCTGCTGGCGGGCGTCGGCGGCTTCGTCTACTTCTGGAAGGCCGAGGAGATGTACGGCCGTGGCTGA